A stretch of Maridesulfovibrio zosterae DSM 11974 DNA encodes these proteins:
- a CDS encoding YcfL family protein: MRSILLLLMLAAVLAVSACSPAVAPVGNYDSVASQKENKILYLRRDGLIGSQYATLNRYLKVVRNFSKYDENGLFKVVVVFNNDRYEDSRKNLNCDVQFVFLDEDGIELEKTNWQPYMFPSGQDITIKEVSLNPDARDYKIYVREPRDSTW; this comes from the coding sequence ATGAGATCTATTTTACTTTTACTTATGCTTGCTGCAGTCTTAGCTGTTTCTGCGTGTAGTCCTGCTGTTGCTCCTGTTGGAAATTATGATTCTGTTGCGTCGCAAAAAGAAAATAAAATACTTTATCTGAGAAGGGACGGTCTGATTGGAAGCCAGTATGCAACTCTAAATCGTTATCTTAAAGTTGTAAGAAATTTTTCTAAGTATGACGAGAATGGGTTATTTAAGGTTGTTGTTGTTTTTAACAATGATCGTTACGAGGATTCACGTAAAAATTTGAATTGTGATGTACAGTTTGTTTTTCTTGATGAAGATGGAATTGAATTGGAAAAAACAAACTGGCAACCTTATATGTTTCCTTCCGGTCAGGATATAACTATTAAAGAGGTTTCACTTAATCCTGATGCAAGGGACTACAAAATTTATGTTAGAGAGCCCCGTGATTCCACATGGTAG
- a CDS encoding penicillin-binding protein activator LpoB: MKRILCFALLCFMFAGCSAGKTRRVDLDAEIINDPQATSVQDYRTVADKMARSLLQLPFIHKAETPPTIAFIDVENRSNKYIDTRAFQEKIRTLLLKNCRGKIYFLDRAAIKDILKERKLKRKGQATASSKAGGKILGADYFLTGSIHSITTRQSDASTDYMRYSFRLTDADNSLIVWEDDYESRSHTQKSWLDQ; encoded by the coding sequence ATGAAAAGAATACTATGTTTTGCTTTACTTTGTTTTATGTTTGCGGGGTGCAGCGCAGGTAAGACCCGCAGAGTCGACCTTGATGCTGAGATTATAAACGATCCTCAGGCTACTTCTGTTCAGGATTATAGAACTGTTGCTGATAAAATGGCTAGATCGCTGTTGCAACTGCCGTTTATACATAAGGCTGAAACACCTCCGACAATAGCATTTATAGACGTTGAAAATAGATCAAACAAATATATCGATACCCGTGCCTTTCAGGAAAAAATACGCACACTTCTCTTAAAGAACTGTCGTGGTAAGATTTATTTTCTCGATCGTGCAGCTATCAAAGATATTTTAAAAGAGCGTAAGCTGAAAAGAAAAGGACAGGCTACAGCTTCATCTAAAGCTGGCGGTAAAATTCTGGGCGCAGATTATTTTCTTACAGGGTCAATTCATTCGATTACTACACGCCAATCTGATGCGAGCACAGATTATATGCGCTACTCTTTTCGTCTAACCGATGCAGACAATTCTTTAATTGTCTGGGAAGATGATTATGAGTCACGTTCACATACACAAAAATCATGGCTTGACCAGTAG
- a CDS encoding caspase family protein, whose protein sequence is MTEKALSLFVLLTLLVSGGCIRQKRGDVFDSMVDKFGTMDASDGMDEVELDENDFFQNAMTLYEQGHYLEAQKKFAIFKNKFPYSSMIPASVFFQGECFFNSKVYIQASRYYHSLIHTYPYSSYVPQAKIKDGISMYMIGKNRKADALFKNVIRDYPDTKFSKSASFALNGKIHEAEALVSGVTIEPEIVVEHNIFTKTVGTLPVNVNEVSPKSQCVSTYPNRYLIVIANSEYKYYGNLSYVNNDVTVLQELGTCYLGVPEQNIVVNRNTTFSELKRIFTHLNNIVRQKDSIVFVYYTGHGIEDQLGNPYLVPVDASLKGEMDLNDSTIPLTFVQGQLDRLNVRSKVFIWDACRVDVPWKLIHVNRRINTDIAGDSTYIFATSSGNTSNISKQKSISAFLDSLWELARAGTANFDLDSSGYVELMEIKDSLESRLRRTTVDSRQKLEIRGITSAKIFPVQ, encoded by the coding sequence ATGACCGAAAAAGCTCTCTCACTATTTGTTTTGTTAACACTCCTCGTTTCTGGTGGATGTATCCGCCAGAAACGAGGAGATGTTTTTGATTCAATGGTTGATAAATTCGGTACCATGGATGCTTCCGATGGTATGGATGAAGTTGAACTTGATGAAAATGATTTTTTTCAGAATGCTATGACCCTATACGAACAGGGACACTATCTGGAAGCGCAAAAGAAATTTGCTATTTTCAAGAATAAATTTCCGTACAGCTCAATGATTCCGGCTTCTGTATTTTTTCAAGGTGAATGTTTTTTTAATTCTAAAGTTTATATTCAGGCATCACGTTACTACCATTCGCTGATACATACCTATCCGTATTCGTCCTATGTGCCGCAGGCTAAAATTAAGGATGGCATAAGTATGTACATGATAGGAAAAAACCGAAAGGCTGACGCTCTTTTCAAGAACGTTATCCGTGACTATCCAGACACTAAATTTTCCAAATCAGCTTCTTTTGCATTAAATGGCAAAATTCATGAAGCTGAAGCGCTTGTCTCCGGAGTAACAATTGAGCCGGAAATTGTTGTTGAACATAATATTTTTACAAAGACTGTTGGTACGCTTCCGGTCAATGTAAATGAAGTTAGCCCAAAATCTCAATGTGTTTCCACATATCCGAATCGCTACTTAATTGTCATCGCCAATTCTGAGTATAAATATTATGGGAACCTTAGTTATGTGAATAATGATGTGACCGTACTACAAGAGTTGGGTACTTGTTATTTGGGAGTTCCTGAGCAGAATATAGTTGTAAACAGAAACACAACTTTTTCAGAACTAAAACGCATCTTTACTCATCTCAATAATATTGTCCGGCAGAAAGATTCGATTGTTTTTGTATATTATACCGGCCATGGAATTGAGGATCAGCTGGGAAATCCATATTTAGTCCCTGTTGACGCATCCTTAAAAGGTGAAATGGACTTGAATGATAGTACTATCCCGTTAACATTTGTGCAGGGGCAGCTAGACAGGCTTAATGTCAGGAGTAAAGTTTTTATTTGGGATGCTTGCCGGGTAGATGTTCCATGGAAATTGATTCATGTGAATCGACGGATAAATACTGATATAGCAGGTGACAGTACATATATTTTTGCTACATCATCAGGGAATACAAGTAATATTTCGAAACAAAAATCCATTTCAGCTTTTTTGGACTCGCTGTGGGAACTGGCAAGGGCTGGAACAGCTAATTTTGATCTGGATTCAAGTGGTTATGTCGAGTTGATGGAAATTAAGGATTCGTTAGAGTCGCGCTTGCGAAGAACAACAGTTGATTCCCGGCAGAAATTAGAGATTAGAGGGATAACTAGTGCTAAGATTTTTCCTGTTCAATAG